The Neodiprion virginianus isolate iyNeoVirg1 chromosome 5, iyNeoVirg1.1, whole genome shotgun sequence genome contains a region encoding:
- the LOC124305854 gene encoding flavin reductase (NADPH), whose amino-acid sequence MIKKVVIFGATGMTGLCALSAAVEKGLQVTAFVRDEAKVPLDIKEKVNVVVGDVTNQEQVSNAVSGQEGVVVVLGTRNELAPTTVLSDGMKNIVDAMKKHNVEVVSVCLSAFLFYPPEKVPAIFKALNADHERQFEITKMSGLKWIAVLPPHIADAPSTKYVIKYDESSGRAISKYDLGAFLIESLNQPEHYHKVCGIANV is encoded by the exons ATGATTAAGAAAGTTGTTATTTTCGGGGCCACGGGAATGACTGGCCTCTGCGCTCTGAGCGCTGCGGTTGAaaaag GACTGCAGGTGACAGCCTTTGTGAGGGACGAAGCTAAAGTTCCGCTCGACATTAAGGAGAAGGTGAATGTTGTCGTTGGCGATGTTACAAATCAAGAACAAGTTTCTAACGCTGTGTCTGGTCAGGAGGGTGTCGTTGTTGTCCTAGGAACAAGAAACGAACTAG CGCCGACTACGGTACTTTCTGATGGTATGAAAAACATAGTCGATGCTATGAAAAAGCACAACGTCGAAGTGGTCTCTGTGTGTTTATCAG CTTTCCTGTTTTACCCACCTGAAAAGGTGCCGGCAATTTTTAAGGCTTTGAATGCCGATCACGAACGCCAGTTTGAAATAACTAAAATGAGCGGGCTGAAATGGATTGCTGTATTACCACCTCATATCGCAG ATGCTCCAAGCACGAAATATGTTATCAAGTACGATGAATCTAGCGGCCGTGCTATATCTAAGTATGATTTAGGCGCTTTTTTAATAGAAAGTCTCAACCAGCCAGAACACTACCACAAGGTATGTGGCATCGCGAATGTTtga
- the LOC124305850 gene encoding probable cytochrome P450 49a1, with amino-acid sequence MNKILQFVKVGAQGQTRTIVRSLGNACPAATSNENATTPKPISWEDAKPFDEMPGPKPLPLIGNIHRFLPLIGEYYEKDKKDNSVFIRKINEKFGNVVRVAGLPALRQSVFVYDPDEAEKVYRNSGQWPMRDEIKTLNRYRRVIRKEVYDEAYGLLITQGEEWWKFRSVVNKVLMRPEITKLYVDAIDKIAEDFVRRIRLIRNENFEMPENFSNELNRWALESIGVVALDTRFGCLEGDLSEDSEAQRLIQTVLAWFELWYQLEAQPSLHHWVDTKNWKKFISTMDYFNETAMKYVNEAVERIKKHPKSDEEDKSVLERLIAVDKKVACVMALDMLQAGIDTTSQTAAVCLYYLAKNPDKQDILRQELTEYAPDGRITAKNNEKIPYLRACMREAARLSPIAYANQRLLPNDLVIGGYQVPKKTPVVLCHMAMTTNPQVFPEPMKYVPERWLRSSPHFNNAHKFAMMPFGHGSRMCIGKRFAEMEVEALITKIITNFNVSWHHKDMEFTSKIINVPKSPLKFNVTDV; translated from the exons ATGAACAAGATTTTACAATTCGTAAAAGTTGGTGCCCAGGGGCAAACTCGAACCATCGTCAGATCGCTTGGAAACGCCTGTCCTGCAGCAACATCCAACGAAAATGCCACGACTCCTAAGCCGATTTCGTGGGAAGACGCGAAACCCTTCGATGAAATGCCTGGGCCAAAACCACTTCCGTTAATCGGAAATATTCATAGATTCTTACCCCTTATCG GCGAATATTACGAGAAAGATAAGAAAGACAACAGTGTCTTCATACGGAAGATCAATGAGAAATTTGGCAATGTGGTACGAGTAGCTGGTCTACCTGCATTACGGCAATCCGTCTTTGTTTACGACCCTGACGAGGCCGAAAAG GTTTATAGAAACTCTGGTCAATGGCCGATGAGGGATGAGATAAAAACTCTTAACCGCTATCGAAGGGTGATACGGAAAGAGGTCTACGACGAAGCGTACGGTCTCCTAATTAC GCAGGGAGAGGAATGGTGGAAGTTTCGAAGCGTCGTAAACAAAGTCCTGATGCGTCCCGAAATTACCAAACTCTACGTCGACGCCATAGACAAGATTGCCGAAGACTTTGTCAGAAG AATTCGACTGAttcgaaacgaaaatttcgagatgccagaaaacttttcaaacgaATTGAACAGATGGGCTCTAGAGT CAATCGGGGTTGTTGCCCTGGACACGAGGTTCGGATGCCTAGAAGGAGACCTTTCTGAGGACTCCGAGGCGCAACGTTTGATACAGACGGTGTTGGCATGGTTCGAACTGTGGTACCAGCTGGAAGCACAACCGTCGCTTCACCACTGGGTAGACACGAAGAACTGGAAGAAGTTCATCTCAACGATGGATTATTTCAACGA GACCGCGATGAAATACGTCAACGAGGCCGTAGAGAGGATAAAAAAGCACCCGAAAAGCGACGAGGAAGACAAGAGCGTTCTCGAAAGGCTGATCGCCGTCGATAAGAAAGTTGCCTGTGTCATGGCTCTGGATATGCTCCAGGCGGGTATCGATACC ACTTCCCAAACTGCAGCGGTGTGTCTTTACTACCTGGCTAAAAATCCTGACAAGCAGGATATCCTGCGACAAGAGTTGACGGAGTATGCACCAGATGGAAGGATTACAGCGAAAAACAACGAGAAAATACCATACTTGAGGGCTTGCATGAGAGAGGCTGCGAG ATTATCACCGATAGCATACGCGAATCAACGACTTTTACCTAACGACTTGGTCATCGGTGGTTATCAGGTGCCAAAAAAG ACTCCGGTCGTTCTTTGTCACATGGCGATGACAACAAACCCTCAAGTATTTCCCGAGCCGATGAAATATGTGCCCGAAAGATGGCTGAGATCAAGTCCGCATTTCAATAACGCCCACAAGTTTGCGATGATGCCGTTTGGCCATGGATCACGTATGTGCATTGGTAAAAGATTTGCAGAGATGGAAGTTGAGGCTCTTATTACAAAG ATAATAACGAACTTCAATGTGTCCTGGCATCATAAAGACATGGAATTCACCAGCAAGATAATTAACGTGCCTAAAAGTCCGCTGAAGTTCAATGTGACCGATGTTTAA